The Drosophila sechellia strain sech25 unplaced genomic scaffold, ASM438219v1 Y_10, whole genome shotgun sequence genomic interval gacaaatatatttcatataataATTCGTTCAGATTTTACATAACGACAAAAATATCGAATCCACATTACCCACCGGAAATCTCATCAAAAACAACAATTGTAAATTTTGCACTGAAGCAAGATGGGCTTGAAGCCCAACTACTAGGAATTATTGTTCGAAAAGAAAAACCCGCCTTAGAAGAACAAAAAGACGAACTGGTAATGACAATAGCTCGAAACAAACGGACACTAATTGATCTTGATAATGAGATTTTACGGCTACTTAATGAAAGTCGAGGTTCCTTATTAGATGACGACGAGTTATTCTCAACATTACAAAAATCCCGGCAGACATCAGTGCTAGTTAAGGAGTCTCTTAGCATTGCCGAGGTAACTGAAGTGGAAATCGATGCCGCCCGACAAGAATACAAACCAGCATCGGAACGCGCATCCATATTATTCTTTGTTTTAATGGATATGTCTAAAATTGATCCAATGTATGTTTTTTCTCTGGCAgcttatatattattattcacACAGTCTATTGAACGAAGTCCTCGTAATCAACTAATCCACGAACGAATTCAAAACATTAATGAATACCATACCTATTTGGTCTACCGAAATACCTGTCGTGGGCTTTTCGAGCGACATAAGCTACTATTTTCAATTCATATGACAGCAAAGATTCTTTCAAATGCTGGAAAGCTTTTGGAAGAAGAGTATGATTTTATTCTGAAAGGAGGTATAGTATTAGATAAGCTGGGACAAGCGCCCAACCCGGCACCATGTAAGTAAAAATAAAGAggtgtaaaaaatatattgtgGTGTTTGTGTCATATACCATTTCAGGGTGATAAGTGAGCAAAACTGGGATAATATAACAGAATTAGATAAAGTTTCTGGATTTCATGGGATAATAGATTCTTTTGAGCAACATTACAAGGCTTGGAATGGTAGTATAGTCAcattaaatatgttttacattaaaacatatataattatttaggTTGGTATGCCACGACCTTTCCAGAACAAGAAGATCTCGTTGGTGAATGGAATGATAAACTTacagattttcaaaaaatttgtGTTTTACGTTCACTACGACCGGATagaatttcattttgtttgacACAATTTatcatcaccaaacttgggcCGCGATATGTTGATCCGCCAGTTCTTGATCTCAAGGCAACTTTCGATGAATCGATTTCACAGACTCCCCTTATATTCGTTTTATCACCAGGTGTGGATCCAGCCCAATCACTCATATCACTATCAGAATCAGTTAAAATGGCACAGCGAATGTACTCACTTAGCTTGGGTCAAGGGCAAGCACCTATTGCAACAAAGCTTATAATGGATGGCATTAAGGATGGTAATTGGGTATTTTTAGCGAATTGTCATTTGTCTCTTAGTTGGATGCCTACTCTTGACA includes:
- the LOC116803401 gene encoding dynein heavy chain 2, axonemal-like, with translation MVISEQNWDNITELDKVSGFHGIIDSFEQHYKAWNGWYATTFPEQEDLVGEWNDKLTDFQKICVLRSLRPDRISFCLTQFIITKLGPRYVDPPVLDLKATFDESISQTPLIFVLSPGVDPAQSLISLSESVKMAQRMYSLSLGQGQAPIATKLIMDGIKDGNWVFLANCHLSLSWMPTLDKMIATMQSMKLHKKFRLWLSSSLIRTFQYLFCKPVLR